The DNA sequence GAACCCACCCCAAACTCCTTAAAAGGTTAATGGAAATAGAAATTCCGGAAATCGCAGAAGGATTAGTGGAAGTAAAAGCCGTTGCAAGAGAACCGGGTATAAGGGCAAAAGTAGCTGTTGCAGCGAGAGAGGACTACATAGACCCGGTAGGCGCATGCATAGGCGTGAAAGGTAGCAGAATTCTTCCCATTTCAAGAGAACTCTCTGGAGAAAAGATAGAAATTATCCTCTGGAGCGATGACGTAGCAGAGTTAGTTGCAAGGGCACTCTCTCCAGCTAAAGTTCTTCATTCAGAAGTTTACGAAGATGAGAACGGAGAGACGAGAGTAGAAGTTGTTGTTCCCGATGACCAGCTGTCTTTAGCTATAGGTAAACATGGAGTAAACGCAAGGCTTGCATCAAAATTAGTAGGACAAACAGGACAAGTAGTGGGAATAGACATCATAAAAGAAAGCGACTACAAGAAACTTGAAGAGCTTGAAGCGATGGAAGAGGAAGAATGAGAACCTGCGAAGGTTGCAGGAAGAAGGACGAAAAGGAAAAGTTTTTACGCTTCGTTGAATTTGAAGGTAACGTAATGCTTGATACTGCCGGGAAACTTCCCGGCAGGGGATACAACGTTTGTCCCGATTCCAAGTGTATAAAGCAGTTTGTTAAAAAGCGCTTTAAAAACAGGATAAACGCGGAAGAGTTAATAAAAAATGTTATATCTTCCCTACGTGAATACCTATTACACCTTCTTTCTCTCTGTCACAAAACCGGTATAACTGTTATCGGTCAGGACAACGTAAAAAGTTTTAAAAACAGAGAAGGTGTTCTTCTGCTCAGTTCAGACCTATCCGAAAAAACGAAAGAAAGGCTCAAAGAAGCTGCATCTCTTACCCTCAAAGACATGTTTACTTCTGAGGAGTTGGGAAACGCCCTGCGCAAAGAGAGAACGGCAGGTGTAGTCTTTGTAGAGAAAGCTGGACTTGGTAGAAAGTTTTATGAGGTTGCACAGAAACTTAAAACGCTAAGTGAAAGCTTAAAGGAAAAATAATGAAAGATGTTTTAGCTTTCGGTTCTATCGTAATAGATAACGTTTTAGTTGTTAAGAAATTTGCCTCTATAAACGAAACGGTACAGGCAGATAAATACAGATACACGTTTGGAGGAGCAGGTGCCAACGTTGCAGTAGCCGTGGCACGGCTTGGGGGGAGAAGCGGTATTTTTGCAGTTTCAGGTTACGATTTTGAAAAAACCGGATACAAAAAAGCCTTAACAGAGCAGGGAGTTGATGTTCGCGGCGTCATTAATACAAAAGCCTTTCCATTAGCAAGAAGCTTTATCATAAGCAAGAAAGAAAGTGACGACCAAATTCTCTACTACTACGAGGATAAAAGAGGCGTTGCAAAACTACTTTTCCAAAACGTAAAGCTCGCGCATAAATTGGCTGAGGAGTTTAAAGTCCTTCACTTCTCTACAGGTCATTTTGAGTTTTATTACCATTTTCTAAAGAAAAACAACATTCCAGCGCTTATAAGTTTTGACCCCGGTCAGGAAACGTTCTCGTATCCTTACAGAGTAATCAGGCTTTTAAAGTTCGTTCATATGCTGTTTATGAACAATCACGAAGCTAAAAGGATAAAAGAGTTATTGAAGATTCGTTCAATAAGAGAGATAGAAGGACCTAAACTGATATGCATCTCTTTAGGAGCAAGAGGTTCTATCATTCTGTTTAAAGATAAGGTTTATCGCATACCTGCCGTAAAACCAGAAAGGCTGGTTGACCCAACAGGAGCCGGAGATTCCCACAGAGCGGGATTTTTAGTGGCTTTGCTAAAAGGCTACGATTTAGAAACTGCAGGAAGGATAGCTTCAACCGTTGCATCCTTTACCATAGAAGCAGAAGGAGCACAAACCAGCCTGCCAACATGGGAACAGGTAGAAAAGAGGTATAAAGAATTTTTTAAGGAAAGCCTCCCAACTCCTAACAGAAGCTGGGAGGAGATTGTGTCGGAATTAACGTCTTAACCTCTCTGGTCAAACGTTTTCAAAGCAGGAGAAACTTTGTTCTTCCTGAAGTTTTCGGTTTCGCGGGGGAGGATTTTCTTAAGCTTCCTTTGAATCACAAAGTTCAAACCGAAAATCACAAGCGCAACTACCGTAGCA is a window from the Desulfurobacterium pacificum genome containing:
- a CDS encoding YlxR family protein is translated as MRTCEGCRKKDEKEKFLRFVEFEGNVMLDTAGKLPGRGYNVCPDSKCIKQFVKKRFKNRINAEELIKNVISSLREYLLHLLSLCHKTGITVIGQDNVKSFKNREGVLLLSSDLSEKTKERLKEAASLTLKDMFTSEELGNALRKERTAGVVFVEKAGLGRKFYEVAQKLKTLSESLKEK
- a CDS encoding PfkB family carbohydrate kinase, with the protein product MKDVLAFGSIVIDNVLVVKKFASINETVQADKYRYTFGGAGANVAVAVARLGGRSGIFAVSGYDFEKTGYKKALTEQGVDVRGVINTKAFPLARSFIISKKESDDQILYYYEDKRGVAKLLFQNVKLAHKLAEEFKVLHFSTGHFEFYYHFLKKNNIPALISFDPGQETFSYPYRVIRLLKFVHMLFMNNHEAKRIKELLKIRSIREIEGPKLICISLGARGSIILFKDKVYRIPAVKPERLVDPTGAGDSHRAGFLVALLKGYDLETAGRIASTVASFTIEAEGAQTSLPTWEQVEKRYKEFFKESLPTPNRSWEEIVSELTS